In Candidatus Dormiibacterota bacterium, a single genomic region encodes these proteins:
- a CDS encoding biopolymer transporter ExbD has product MSLLSAQGDSEVMAEINITPFTDVLLVLLIIFMILAALSAPPGFEKQLGKSSNAPTTQNQQHQNIQIMVNSKGVIFVDGQKANAQTVYSVLAADIRKRGKKHIALIADAKAPYGIIIRILDAARAAGTDDVGFVTS; this is encoded by the coding sequence GTGAGCCTTCTCTCTGCGCAAGGCGACTCCGAGGTGATGGCCGAGATCAACATCACCCCGTTCACCGATGTCTTGCTCGTGTTGCTGATCATCTTCATGATTCTGGCCGCGCTCTCGGCCCCTCCCGGTTTCGAAAAGCAGCTCGGGAAGAGCAGCAACGCGCCGACGACGCAGAACCAGCAACACCAGAACATTCAAATCATGGTGAACAGCAAAGGCGTGATCTTCGTCGACGGGCAGAAGGCGAACGCGCAGACGGTCTACTCGGTACTGGCCGCGGATATCCGCAAGCGCGGGAAGAAGCACATCGCGCTCATCGCCGACGCGAAAGCGCCGTACGGCATCATCATCCGCATCCTCGACGCCGCGCGCGCAGCCGGAACCGA
- a CDS encoding insulinase family protein, protein MRRLLVLFATLAATSLPALATTPISVTHESGVTVVTQADPSASLVGVELAIPAGLNRQQLSQSGLAALTAESILRTQVSGVPLDEAIEARGGSARYTVEPTGVRFYVEALAVDAPAVFDAFATALSAPDFSGATVTAARDALIRRVESEQQEPLAVGVEMLDLAQAGGNNTGMPMFGTPGSLVQLAPANVSAFYRAFYRRGGASISAAGRVDALGARTIARLVAVLPQGATPVVKTRVQGLTSSHRELVARRDVNAPWLVVQYAAPSVTSTDYGPMLVLAAFLRRTLGDIAEVPGTISPTAASGAVGALYNYDSSQSSLVLYVDGSIGEPNHTFSTALSVVNILSATRLEGSIEQFKRIAAGDFTIGASTLEARARLGGIFARRTGSADYLDATLRAISATTPADLQRVARRYLGRPTIALVLPRSG, encoded by the coding sequence GTGAGACGTCTCCTCGTGCTGTTCGCCACGCTTGCCGCCACGTCGCTGCCCGCGCTCGCGACGACTCCGATCTCCGTCACGCACGAGAGCGGCGTCACCGTGGTGACGCAGGCCGACCCAAGTGCCTCGCTCGTCGGCGTCGAGCTCGCGATACCGGCTGGGCTCAATCGCCAGCAGCTGTCGCAGAGCGGGCTCGCGGCACTTACCGCCGAGTCGATCCTGCGTACGCAGGTAAGCGGCGTTCCGCTCGACGAGGCGATCGAGGCGCGCGGAGGATCCGCGCGCTACACCGTCGAGCCAACCGGCGTACGTTTCTACGTCGAAGCGCTTGCGGTCGACGCACCGGCCGTCTTCGACGCGTTCGCGACCGCGCTCTCCGCACCCGATTTCTCCGGGGCAACGGTGACGGCGGCACGCGACGCCTTGATTCGCCGCGTCGAGAGCGAACAGCAGGAGCCTCTCGCCGTTGGGGTCGAGATGCTCGATCTCGCGCAAGCTGGCGGCAACAATACCGGAATGCCGATGTTCGGTACGCCGGGATCGCTCGTGCAGCTCGCTCCTGCGAACGTGAGCGCATTCTATCGCGCGTTCTACCGGCGCGGCGGCGCCTCGATCAGCGCGGCCGGTCGCGTCGACGCTCTAGGCGCGCGGACCATCGCGCGGCTCGTCGCGGTTCTGCCGCAGGGCGCGACGCCGGTTGTGAAGACGCGCGTCCAGGGGCTGACCAGCTCTCATCGCGAGCTCGTCGCGCGCCGCGACGTGAACGCCCCTTGGCTCGTCGTGCAGTATGCGGCCCCGTCGGTAACGAGCACCGATTACGGACCGATGCTCGTGCTCGCGGCGTTCCTCCGCCGCACGCTCGGCGACATCGCCGAGGTCCCAGGGACGATTTCGCCGACGGCGGCATCCGGCGCGGTGGGTGCCCTCTACAACTACGATTCCTCTCAATCCTCGCTCGTGCTCTACGTCGACGGGAGCATCGGCGAGCCGAATCACACCTTCAGCACCGCGCTTTCGGTCGTGAACATCCTGAGTGCGACGAGGCTCGAAGGATCGATCGAGCAGTTCAAGCGCATCGCGGCGGGCGACTTCACCATCGGCGCGTCGACGCTCGAAGCGCGCGCGCGGCTCGGCGGAATCTTTGCGCGCCGGACGGGCTCGGCCGATTATCTCGACGCGACCCTACGTGCGATCTCGGCAACGACGCCTGCGGATCTGCAGCGTGTCGCGCGGCGTTATCTCGGGCGGCCCACGATCGCGCTGGTCCTGCCGCGCTCCGGTTAG
- a CDS encoding ubiquitin-like domain-containing protein, with amino-acid sequence MIRRNRLRPSLVLAAAVVALGFGAGSLVISPVAALASSPATHVVTLQIDGSTRVVTTTAPTVASLLAQRGIEPRPDDYVYPAPEVPLSDELTVVYRSAVPVTILFAHRARHVVSSAQTVADLLDEQQISLGADDVVTPGLDAALPRQGIVRVVHVVRWERRVEHRIAYGTLYRLDLSDRAGHAHVVSRGRDGVRVAVTRFTRRDGGPIRRRVTSYLERAPQPRVIDDGLGRYGAYGDFSRTAVARFGFVASSKVRMVATAYTPHCYGCSGITATGRPAGPGIVAVDPRVIPLGSRLYIPGYGFALAGDTGGAIRGDRVDLGFASYADAIRFGRREVTVYTLK; translated from the coding sequence GTGATTCGACGCAACAGGCTTCGGCCGAGCCTCGTGCTTGCCGCAGCCGTCGTCGCCCTGGGCTTCGGCGCGGGCAGCCTCGTCATCTCCCCGGTGGCGGCCCTCGCGTCTTCGCCGGCCACGCACGTCGTGACCCTGCAGATCGACGGCAGCACGCGCGTCGTGACGACGACCGCGCCGACCGTGGCCTCCTTGCTCGCGCAGCGCGGCATCGAGCCGCGGCCCGACGACTACGTCTATCCCGCGCCCGAGGTCCCTCTCTCTGACGAGCTCACCGTCGTCTATCGCTCGGCGGTTCCCGTCACCATCCTGTTCGCGCACCGCGCGCGCCATGTCGTCTCGTCCGCGCAAACGGTTGCGGATCTGCTCGACGAGCAGCAAATCTCACTCGGCGCCGACGACGTCGTCACGCCCGGGCTCGACGCCGCCCTTCCGCGCCAAGGAATCGTGCGCGTCGTTCACGTCGTTCGATGGGAGCGCCGCGTCGAACATCGCATCGCCTACGGAACGCTCTATCGGCTCGATCTCTCGGATCGCGCCGGACACGCGCACGTCGTCTCCCGCGGTCGCGATGGGGTTCGCGTCGCCGTGACGCGGTTCACGCGCCGCGACGGCGGTCCCATTCGGCGGCGCGTGACGAGTTATCTCGAAAGGGCACCGCAGCCGCGCGTCATCGACGACGGGCTCGGGCGGTACGGCGCATACGGCGATTTCAGCCGCACGGCCGTCGCTCGGTTCGGTTTCGTCGCAAGCAGCAAGGTTCGCATGGTCGCCACCGCGTACACGCCGCACTGCTATGGTTGCAGCGGCATTACCGCCACGGGACGCCCGGCTGGGCCGGGTATCGTCGCCGTCGATCCGCGCGTCATCCCGCTCGGCTCGCGGCTCTACATTCCGGGCTACGGTTTCGCGCTCGCAGGCGATACCGGCGGCGCAATTCGCGGCGACCGCGTCGACCTCGGCTTCGCGTCCTACGCAGACGCGATACGCTTCGGCCGCCGTGAGGTCACCGTCTACACATTGAAGTAA
- a CDS encoding pseudouridine synthase codes for MKTRLNKFLAEAGVASRRTADAIIAAGRVRVNGHVERTLGSTVTQSDRIEVDGAPLTRPAAKTYVVLHKPVGVVTTMRDPERRRTVRDLIPGGIPRVVPVGRLDYDSSGVLLLTDDGELAYRLTHPRFGVEKTYHVEIAGPIADEDLRTMRDGLALPALHTRPSRVRVLGTSHRRSCVELTLQEGKNRQIRRMLDALGYRVLSLQRVRFGPVALGELRPGKARFLNAKELKLLRRIVAAKEG; via the coding sequence GTGAAGACCCGACTCAATAAGTTTCTGGCGGAAGCGGGAGTCGCGTCGCGGCGCACCGCCGACGCCATCATTGCGGCGGGCAGAGTTCGCGTCAACGGTCACGTGGAGCGCACTCTCGGCTCTACCGTGACGCAGAGCGACCGCATCGAGGTCGACGGGGCGCCGTTAACGCGGCCCGCGGCCAAGACCTACGTGGTGCTGCACAAGCCGGTCGGCGTCGTCACGACGATGCGCGATCCGGAGCGGCGCCGCACCGTTCGCGACCTTATCCCAGGCGGCATTCCGCGGGTCGTCCCGGTCGGCCGCCTCGATTACGACAGCTCCGGGGTGCTGCTGCTGACCGACGACGGCGAGCTCGCCTATCGGCTGACGCATCCTCGCTTCGGGGTGGAGAAGACGTACCACGTCGAGATCGCGGGACCGATTGCCGACGAGGACCTTCGCACGATGCGCGACGGTTTGGCCCTGCCCGCGCTGCATACGCGTCCCTCCCGCGTGCGGGTGCTGGGGACGTCGCATCGACGCTCCTGCGTTGAACTCACATTGCAGGAGGGGAAGAACCGTCAGATACGTCGTATGCTCGATGCCCTCGGATACCGCGTTCTCTCGCTGCAACGGGTTCGTTTTGGTCCCGTTGCGCTTGGGGAACTCCGTCCGGGCAAAGCGCGTTTCTTGAACGCAAAGGAGCTGAAGCTTCTGCGCCGCATCGTAGCCGCCAAAGAAGGTTAG
- the rsmA gene encoding 16S rRNA (adenine(1518)-N(6)/adenine(1519)-N(6))-dimethyltransferase RsmA — protein MRPKKRLGQHFLVDLSAAHRIAALAVAPSVPVLEIGAGTGTLTAALVASAARVTALEIDGDLVAILQQREDIGDAVILCADAMAFDYAAFAGNGAWHVAGNLPYNIATPLVTRLVEMEAGPQSMTVMVQRDVGDRFAAAPGTAAYGSLSVAVQYAMTVRRAFTLKPRAFFPQPKIESAVVQLIRRREPAVRPRDVRRFREVVRAAFAYRRKTLVNSLVLALGLDRRRVERAVADAGIPLEQRGERLDLGDFAKLADALAER, from the coding sequence TTGCGCCCGAAGAAGCGCCTAGGGCAGCACTTTCTCGTCGATCTCTCCGCCGCGCACCGCATCGCGGCGCTTGCCGTCGCGCCGAGCGTGCCAGTGTTGGAGATCGGCGCCGGCACCGGAACGCTCACGGCGGCACTGGTCGCCTCCGCCGCACGCGTTACCGCGCTCGAAATAGATGGCGACCTCGTCGCGATTCTCCAACAGCGGGAAGATATCGGCGACGCTGTGATTCTCTGCGCCGACGCCATGGCGTTCGATTACGCGGCCTTCGCGGGGAATGGCGCGTGGCACGTCGCCGGCAATCTCCCGTACAACATCGCGACGCCGCTCGTCACGCGTCTCGTCGAGATGGAGGCCGGACCGCAGTCGATGACCGTGATGGTGCAGCGCGACGTCGGCGATCGATTCGCGGCAGCACCGGGCACCGCAGCGTACGGTAGTCTCTCGGTTGCCGTTCAGTACGCGATGACGGTTCGTCGTGCGTTCACGTTGAAGCCACGCGCGTTCTTTCCGCAGCCGAAGATCGAGTCGGCCGTCGTGCAGTTGATACGCCGTCGCGAACCGGCGGTACGGCCGCGCGACGTCCGTCGTTTCCGGGAGGTCGTGCGCGCCGCGTTCGCGTACCGCCGCAAGACGCTCGTCAACAGCTTGGTCCTGGCGCTCGGGCTGGACCGGCGGCGGGTAGAACGAGCTGTAGCCGACGCCGGAATCCCATTGGAGCAACGTGGAGAACGACTCGATCTCGGAGACTTCGCCAAACTGGCCGACGCGCTGGCCGAACGGTAG
- a CDS encoding DNA-3-methyladenine glycosylase produces the protein MRAQRIQSGSFARQHRAERSGSTRPCRGLDADRRVERRTLPYTPIAPNDLPVETTALARALIGYVLAHDTPQGLVAGRIVETEAYPPGDLAAHHYGGRTQRNASLFLPAHHAYVYYIYGSSFCFNLSSEDGGVGGGVLVRALEPLLGAELMCARRGSVAARDLCRGPGRLCRALGIDRRFDGIALFGEAPLWLASPDRARRSVGTSRRIGVSRASTRLLRFYERGNRFVSGPRSLSPA, from the coding sequence ATGCGCGCTCAACGCATTCAAAGCGGTTCGTTTGCGCGCCAGCACCGCGCCGAACGATCTGGCAGCACGCGCCCTTGCAGAGGTCTCGATGCGGATCGCCGCGTAGAGCGGCGCACGCTGCCCTACACGCCCATCGCGCCGAACGACCTTCCCGTCGAAACGACGGCGCTTGCGCGCGCGCTCATCGGATACGTTCTCGCGCATGACACGCCGCAGGGCCTCGTGGCCGGACGCATCGTGGAAACCGAGGCATATCCGCCCGGCGACCTCGCGGCGCACCATTACGGCGGCAGGACGCAGCGCAACGCGTCGCTCTTTCTGCCGGCGCACCACGCGTACGTCTATTATATCTACGGCTCGTCGTTCTGCTTCAACCTCTCGAGTGAGGACGGCGGCGTCGGAGGCGGCGTTCTCGTGCGAGCGCTCGAGCCGCTCCTCGGCGCCGAGCTCATGTGCGCGCGCCGCGGATCCGTCGCCGCTCGCGATCTGTGCCGCGGCCCGGGTCGTTTATGCCGCGCGCTTGGGATCGATCGCCGATTCGACGGGATCGCCCTCTTCGGCGAAGCGCCGCTCTGGCTAGCGTCGCCGGATCGGGCGAGGCGCAGCGTTGGCACGTCACGCCGCATCGGCGTAAGCCGCGCCTCAACGCGCTTGCTCCGGTTCTACGAACGGGGAAATCGTTTCGTCAGCGGGCCGCGTTCGCTCTCGCCCGCTTGA
- a CDS encoding MotA/TolQ/ExbB proton channel family protein produces MNLFSGFMQVMQAGGWDMWVLLGMSIILVAIVIERAVFLAAQRTDTRSLLRAIGQKVAANDLPGAIKVAQSRRGMLPRVLEFGLKRGDKNRADITDALSIALMEHLNALERNLPIIGTIAVIAPFVGLAGTVLGIIRAFQDIALKGNSSPAVVAAGVSIALITTFTGLAIAIIAVVLFNYFKAKIKSFNGELIVAANQLAEMLHFHNTGQAIPTDLYQPSRR; encoded by the coding sequence GTGAACTTGTTCAGTGGTTTCATGCAGGTGATGCAAGCGGGCGGCTGGGACATGTGGGTGCTGCTCGGCATGTCCATTATTCTCGTCGCGATCGTCATCGAGCGCGCGGTCTTCTTGGCGGCGCAGCGGACCGACACGCGTAGCCTGCTGCGAGCGATCGGCCAGAAGGTCGCCGCGAACGATCTGCCGGGCGCCATCAAGGTCGCGCAGAGCCGCCGCGGGATGCTTCCGCGCGTGCTCGAGTTCGGCTTGAAGCGCGGGGACAAGAACCGTGCCGACATCACCGACGCGCTCTCGATCGCGCTCATGGAGCACCTGAACGCGCTCGAGCGCAATCTGCCGATCATCGGCACGATTGCGGTCATCGCGCCGTTCGTCGGTCTCGCCGGAACCGTGCTCGGCATCATCCGCGCCTTCCAAGACATCGCGCTCAAGGGCAACTCGTCGCCTGCCGTCGTTGCGGCCGGTGTGTCGATCGCATTGATCACCACGTTTACGGGCCTTGCAATCGCGATCATCGCCGTCGTGCTGTTCAACTACTTCAAGGCGAAGATCAAGAGCTTCAACGGCGAGTTGATCGTCGCCGCGAACCAGCTCGCGGAGATGCTGCACTTCCACAACACCGGTCAGGCGATCCCGACCGATCTCTACCAGCCCTCGCGGAGGTAG
- a CDS encoding type II CAAX endopeptidase family protein, with protein MENDSISETSPNWPTRWPNGSFSPGWTLGFILLVVGVFLVALVVVGFGAGLWLIAAHHGMDLQAATRNPATTTSSVFVASSVAQLLAEALVVALIVASMPRLTRLSLRQLGFRPVDGSALLYAIAGAACMILIADVGSSLLDTFTHAVHPQLVERIFENLRHNLGSVAFFVAFAVVLQPIAEETIFRIFLFNLGMRYGGFWLGAIVSGALFGAAHVAGGGADPVSGVLLALGGMVLCWVYYRSRNAYASMISHGLFNAVSTAVLYFYPKLAGG; from the coding sequence GTGGAGAACGACTCGATCTCGGAGACTTCGCCAAACTGGCCGACGCGCTGGCCGAACGGTAGCTTCTCACCGGGCTGGACGCTCGGTTTCATCCTTCTCGTCGTCGGCGTCTTTCTCGTCGCGCTCGTCGTTGTAGGTTTCGGCGCTGGCCTCTGGCTCATTGCGGCGCACCACGGTATGGATCTGCAAGCCGCGACGCGCAACCCGGCAACCACGACGTCGTCGGTCTTCGTTGCATCCTCCGTGGCACAGCTTCTCGCGGAAGCGCTCGTCGTTGCGCTGATCGTCGCCTCGATGCCGCGCCTGACGCGCCTCTCGCTGCGACAACTGGGATTTCGCCCTGTCGATGGAAGCGCGCTCCTCTATGCCATCGCCGGCGCGGCGTGCATGATCCTCATCGCCGACGTGGGTTCCAGCCTCCTCGACACGTTCACCCACGCAGTCCACCCGCAGTTGGTGGAGCGCATATTCGAGAACCTCCGGCACAATCTCGGAAGCGTCGCCTTCTTCGTTGCATTCGCCGTCGTGCTGCAGCCGATCGCCGAGGAGACGATCTTCCGCATCTTCCTCTTCAATCTCGGAATGCGTTACGGCGGCTTCTGGCTCGGCGCGATCGTCAGCGGAGCGCTTTTCGGCGCGGCACACGTCGCCGGCGGCGGCGCCGATCCCGTCAGCGGAGTCTTGCTCGCGCTCGGCGGCATGGTGCTCTGCTGGGTCTACTATCGCTCGCGCAATGCGTACGCTTCAATGATCTCACACGGACTCTTCAACGCCGTGAGCACCGCAGTGCTCTACTTCTATCCGAAGCTTGCCGGCGGCTAA
- a CDS encoding glycosyltransferase — MRVGFFTEVDRPVVNGVVASVEGLARGLRSRGHEVYCFAPRMPGGDEDSEVFFRMPSLPLPTRTPYRLTVPLVGRRSVRSVIKRLHLVHVHSPFVTGWMGLRYARRYGMPIVYTYHTQLEAYTHYVPFDPSATRFATETLTRTFGNSVDAVVVPTDAMRKRLRSLGVTTRIAVVPSGIDVAHFASGRRDEALRASLGAADGCLLLFVGRLAKEKSLDVLLRGLAIARRDDVHLAIAGDGPAADELRELARELGLTARVRFMGEVQRERLPDLYASSDAFVFPSTSETQGLVLAEALAAGLPVIAADAPQNRDVLDSGAELVPPTAAAFAASIERAVPATEERRAAARAAGARFSLETQIERILDLYNSLSPPLRFPSTA, encoded by the coding sequence ATGCGCGTCGGGTTCTTCACGGAGGTCGATCGGCCGGTGGTAAACGGCGTCGTGGCCTCGGTTGAGGGTCTAGCTCGTGGTCTGCGCTCCCGAGGCCATGAAGTCTACTGCTTCGCGCCGCGGATGCCGGGCGGCGACGAGGACTCCGAGGTCTTCTTCCGGATGCCCTCGCTGCCGCTGCCGACGCGTACGCCCTACCGGCTGACCGTGCCGCTCGTGGGACGGCGCAGCGTGCGCAGCGTGATCAAGCGGCTCCATCTCGTGCACGTGCATTCGCCGTTCGTGACGGGATGGATGGGATTACGATACGCGCGTCGCTACGGCATGCCCATCGTGTACACGTATCACACGCAGCTGGAGGCGTACACGCACTACGTACCGTTCGATCCGTCCGCAACGCGTTTTGCGACCGAGACGCTCACGCGCACCTTCGGAAACTCCGTCGACGCAGTCGTCGTTCCAACCGATGCAATGCGCAAACGCCTTCGGTCGCTCGGCGTGACGACCCGTATCGCCGTCGTGCCCAGCGGCATCGACGTCGCACATTTCGCGTCCGGACGGCGCGACGAGGCGCTGCGCGCGTCGCTCGGCGCGGCGGACGGTTGTCTCTTGCTCTTCGTCGGACGCTTGGCAAAGGAGAAGAGCCTCGACGTTCTCTTGCGCGGGCTGGCGATCGCGCGTCGCGACGACGTGCATCTTGCGATCGCCGGCGACGGCCCGGCCGCGGACGAGCTGCGCGAGCTCGCTCGGGAACTCGGCCTAACGGCGCGCGTCCGCTTCATGGGAGAAGTGCAGCGCGAGCGGCTACCGGATCTCTACGCGAGCAGCGATGCGTTCGTTTTCCCCAGCACGAGCGAGACCCAGGGCTTGGTGTTGGCCGAAGCGCTCGCGGCTGGTCTCCCGGTCATCGCGGCCGACGCTCCGCAGAACCGGGACGTCCTCGACTCGGGGGCGGAGCTCGTCCCGCCAACGGCCGCCGCCTTCGCAGCAAGCATCGAACGTGCCGTGCCCGCCACAGAAGAGCGACGAGCGGCGGCGCGCGCTGCCGGCGCCCGCTTCTCGCTAGAGACGCAGATCGAGCGAATATTGGATCTCTACAACAGCCTGTCTCCGCCGCTGCGCTTCCCCAGCACCGCGTAG
- a CDS encoding glycosyltransferase → MSRGVISGGPRSRWSCRAPVRLRLALVHDYLNQRGGAERVFAHIARAWPDAPVYTALYDERACGDLVPRARVRVSALSRVPGANRFFRYMAPLYPRVFERFDLGAFDTIVSSTTAWAKGVIVPPGAVHVCYVNAVSRFAFAYDAYVGAFGMRRIARPAIQRLVAWDERAALRPTVLVANSRNVAGRIREHYGREALVLHCPVDVERFTPGRGSGEYFMIASRLLPYKRIDRAIRAAQLARVPLLVAGSGPAERALRQLARGTTTTMLGYVDDVALNALLGEARAAVLPGDEDFGLVPLEAAAAGRPTIALRAGGALETVVEGETGVFFDEPSAESLAAVLREFDASRFDAQRLRAHAERFSPEGFVARLREIVGNARARA, encoded by the coding sequence GTGTCGCGCGGCGTTATCTCGGGCGGCCCACGATCGCGCTGGTCCTGCCGCGCTCCGGTTAGACTGCGCCTCGCACTCGTCCACGATTACCTGAACCAGCGCGGCGGCGCTGAGCGCGTCTTCGCGCACATCGCGCGCGCGTGGCCCGATGCGCCGGTGTACACGGCGCTGTACGACGAGCGTGCGTGCGGCGATCTCGTGCCGCGAGCGCGCGTCCGTGTCTCGGCGCTCTCGCGCGTTCCCGGAGCGAATCGGTTCTTTCGCTACATGGCGCCGCTCTATCCGCGCGTTTTCGAGCGATTCGATCTGGGCGCGTTTGACACGATCGTCAGCTCGACCACGGCGTGGGCAAAAGGCGTGATCGTTCCGCCGGGGGCCGTGCACGTCTGCTACGTCAATGCCGTCAGCAGGTTCGCGTTCGCCTACGATGCGTATGTAGGCGCGTTCGGCATGCGGCGGATTGCGCGTCCCGCGATCCAGCGACTCGTTGCATGGGACGAGCGCGCCGCGCTCCGGCCCACGGTGCTAGTTGCAAACTCCCGCAACGTCGCCGGTCGCATACGCGAACACTACGGCCGCGAGGCGCTGGTTCTGCACTGTCCGGTCGATGTCGAGCGCTTCACCCCGGGCCGCGGAAGCGGCGAGTACTTCATGATTGCCTCGCGCCTGCTGCCCTACAAGCGTATCGATCGGGCGATCCGCGCCGCGCAGCTCGCACGCGTGCCACTGCTCGTCGCCGGTTCCGGCCCGGCCGAACGTGCGCTCCGGCAGCTCGCGCGCGGGACGACGACGACGATGCTCGGCTACGTCGACGACGTTGCGCTCAATGCGCTGCTCGGCGAAGCGCGTGCTGCGGTTCTCCCCGGCGACGAAGACTTCGGCTTGGTGCCGCTCGAGGCAGCGGCTGCCGGGCGTCCGACGATTGCATTGCGAGCCGGGGGTGCGCTCGAGACCGTCGTCGAGGGCGAGACCGGCGTGTTTTTCGATGAGCCATCCGCCGAGTCTCTCGCCGCCGTCCTGCGCGAATTCGATGCGTCGCGCTTCGACGCGCAACGTTTGCGCGCGCATGCGGAGCGATTCTCGCCTGAAGGGTTCGTCGCTCGGCTGCGCGAGATTGTGGGGAATGCACGCGCGCGAGCTTAG
- a CDS encoding DUF2079 domain-containing protein: MDLNRLYALRYGADLGTYLQTLVNLQHGSSWNYGEWRPHLQVHDAWSLWMLVPFVWLFPSAEMLLMIQVVAIAAAAIVLAAFAREIGVSRHVATLLGIAFLLTPSAQGLVYDNFSENVFVPLLAFAGALFAIRRALLPTLAVAQLLLGLKEDEILFVAWFGAACALFWDRRMGIALVALAALNAAGFALYETLHHVRPHDPGYVLVPHDSLGVAWLLLFLAIPFAFAPLVVGWKRLLLGAPLVAEILFMAPWTYEPSRIGSHYTGPLLAASALAAAFGVARRPQLGRWMVPLGIVATLFFNDTVLHAGRWPYLVDWNAYARAVAVRQDGSVHVIPRDQEGVWAVAASNRKVRLEQLPRPGAVFCPAYNTDARLFFAGLAHPPPRLCGGVVVPLNAPTPKPYS, from the coding sequence TTGGATCTCAACAGGCTCTATGCGCTGCGGTATGGTGCGGATCTCGGCACGTATCTGCAGACGCTCGTGAACCTACAGCATGGCTCGTCGTGGAACTACGGAGAGTGGCGTCCACACCTGCAGGTGCACGACGCATGGAGCCTCTGGATGCTGGTGCCGTTCGTGTGGCTCTTTCCCTCGGCAGAGATGCTGCTCATGATCCAAGTCGTCGCGATTGCGGCGGCGGCGATCGTGCTCGCTGCGTTCGCGCGCGAGATCGGCGTGAGCCGGCACGTCGCGACGTTGCTCGGCATCGCCTTTCTCTTGACTCCGTCGGCGCAAGGGCTCGTCTACGATAACTTCTCCGAAAACGTCTTCGTCCCGCTGCTTGCGTTTGCGGGTGCGCTCTTCGCCATACGCAGGGCGCTGCTGCCGACGCTCGCCGTCGCGCAGCTTCTGCTCGGCTTGAAGGAGGACGAGATTCTTTTCGTCGCATGGTTCGGTGCTGCGTGCGCGCTCTTTTGGGACCGGCGCATGGGGATCGCGCTCGTCGCGCTTGCAGCGCTGAATGCGGCAGGATTCGCTCTCTATGAAACGCTGCACCACGTGCGCCCACACGATCCGGGGTATGTCCTCGTTCCGCACGATTCGCTCGGCGTCGCGTGGCTGCTGCTCTTCCTCGCCATTCCGTTTGCGTTTGCGCCGCTCGTGGTCGGATGGAAGCGTCTGCTCCTGGGGGCACCGCTCGTCGCGGAGATCCTCTTCATGGCGCCGTGGACGTATGAACCGAGTCGCATCGGATCGCACTATACGGGGCCGCTCCTCGCCGCGAGCGCCCTTGCCGCGGCTTTCGGCGTGGCGCGGCGGCCGCAACTCGGTCGGTGGATGGTGCCGCTCGGGATCGTCGCGACGCTCTTCTTCAACGACACGGTGCTGCACGCGGGACGCTGGCCGTATCTCGTCGACTGGAACGCGTACGCGCGCGCGGTCGCGGTGCGGCAAGACGGCAGCGTCCACGTGATCCCGCGCGACCAGGAGGGCGTCTGGGCGGTTGCCGCCTCCAATCGGAAGGTTCGGCTCGAGCAGCTGCCGCGGCCCGGCGCAGTCTTCTGCCCAGCATACAATACCGACGCGCGTCTGTTTTTTGCCGGGCTCGCGCACCCGCCACCGCGCTTGTGCGGAGGCGTCGTCGTTCCTTTGAACGCGCCGACGCCGAAACCGTACTCTTGA